The following are from one region of the Hymenobacter sp. YIM 151858-1 genome:
- a CDS encoding zinc ribbon domain-containing protein YjdM, which yields METKDSNGNVLNDGDSVTLIKDLKVKGSSQTLKRGTLVKNIRLTNSPAEVEGRAGGSMMVLRTEFVKKA from the coding sequence ATGGAAACCAAAGACAGCAACGGCAACGTGCTCAACGACGGCGACTCGGTAACGCTGATCAAAGACCTGAAAGTAAAAGGCTCGTCGCAAACGCTGAAGCGCGGTACGCTGGTAAAGAACATTCGCCTGACCAACAGCCCCGCCGAGGTTGAAGGCCGCGCGGGTGGCTCGATGATGGTACTGCGCACCGAGTTCGTGAAGAAAGCCTAG
- a CDS encoding GNAT family N-acetyltransferase, protein MKSSSPVLSVRELEAPDIEAIANYWLHAEPAYLTGMGVDLGKLPTRAAWRQLLQAQLAAPPPEKQSYCLIWEVDGRAVGHCNINKIKPGEEAYMHLHLWDAGVRKQGYGTALVRLSLPYFFGNYQLERLYCEPYARNPAPNRTLPRLGFELVQEYTTTPGQINFEQPVRLWVLTRERFAALQQAST, encoded by the coding sequence ATGAAGTCGTCGTCGCCCGTTCTTTCCGTTCGCGAGCTGGAGGCCCCCGACATCGAAGCCATTGCCAACTACTGGCTGCACGCCGAACCTGCCTACCTCACGGGCATGGGCGTGGACCTAGGCAAGCTGCCCACCCGCGCGGCCTGGCGGCAGCTGCTGCAGGCCCAGCTGGCCGCGCCGCCGCCCGAAAAGCAGTCGTATTGCCTGATTTGGGAGGTAGATGGCCGCGCCGTGGGCCACTGCAACATCAACAAAATCAAGCCCGGCGAAGAGGCCTACATGCACTTGCACCTCTGGGATGCCGGGGTGCGCAAGCAGGGCTACGGCACCGCCTTGGTACGGCTCTCGTTGCCTTACTTTTTCGGCAATTACCAGCTCGAGCGCCTCTACTGCGAGCCGTACGCCCGCAACCCTGCCCCCAACCGCACGCTGCCGCGCCTGGGGTTCGAGCTGGTGCAGGAGTACACCACCACGCCGGGTCAAATCAACTTTGAGCAGCCCGTGCGGCTGTGGGTGCTCACGCGCGAGCGGTTTGCGGCCCTGCAGCAGGCCAGCACCTAG
- a CDS encoding T-complex 10 C-terminal domain-containing protein, producing the protein MKNTLLLFAGAATLALSTACNRDKPAAVDAAATPSADTAVVVDDDADMTVYQDQANRTADQVAADLGVSDTAKVRRFRNTYYTRAQRIGDLDAQYETDTAGRYAATRQIDTDTDTEVRTILGDDAQYRTYETNRSRYYGSGTNAGTASTTTVTTTTTTTETAPARPARRRQPRIVKYENKNGEVKIVYANGTTVKIDKDGDRKVEYANGTKVKRDADDGEVKVKD; encoded by the coding sequence ATGAAAAATACCCTACTGCTGTTTGCCGGCGCCGCCACCTTGGCGCTCAGCACAGCCTGCAACCGCGATAAGCCCGCCGCCGTGGATGCGGCCGCCACCCCCTCGGCCGATACCGCCGTGGTAGTCGACGACGATGCCGACATGACCGTGTACCAGGACCAGGCCAACCGCACCGCCGACCAGGTAGCCGCCGACCTAGGCGTATCGGATACGGCCAAAGTGCGCCGCTTCCGCAACACCTATTACACCCGCGCCCAGCGCATCGGCGACCTGGATGCGCAGTACGAAACCGACACGGCGGGCCGCTACGCCGCCACGCGCCAGATCGACACCGATACCGACACGGAGGTGCGCACCATTTTGGGCGACGACGCGCAGTACCGCACCTACGAAACCAACCGCAGCCGCTACTACGGCTCGGGCACCAACGCGGGCACGGCCAGCACCACCACCGTTACCACTACTACCACGACCACCGAAACCGCGCCTGCGCGCCCGGCCCGCCGCCGCCAGCCGCGCATCGTGAAGTATGAAAACAAAAACGGCGAGGTGAAAATCGTGTACGCCAACGGCACCACCGTCAAAATCGACAAGGACGGCGACCGGAAGGTGGAATACGCCAACGGCACCAAAGTAAAGCGCGACGCCGACGACGGCGAGGTGAAAGTGAAAGACTAA
- a CDS encoding cold-shock protein: MSRGQGSFGKRENEKKRASKQKQKEERKQERQAGAKKGQSLEDMMAYVDEFGNITNTPPDPNRKREEIDVNSIRLGAAPVEEENPEDKLRTGVVSFFNESKGFGFIKDKKTQESIFVHASGLVNPIKEGDAVTFEIENGHKGPQAVSVRTGGAQPA, encoded by the coding sequence ATGAGCAGAGGGCAAGGCAGCTTCGGCAAACGCGAAAACGAAAAGAAACGCGCCAGCAAGCAGAAGCAAAAAGAAGAACGCAAACAGGAACGCCAGGCCGGTGCCAAAAAAGGCCAAAGCCTGGAGGATATGATGGCTTACGTCGACGAGTTCGGCAACATCACCAACACCCCGCCCGACCCCAACCGCAAGCGCGAGGAAATCGACGTGAACAGCATTCGGTTGGGTGCCGCGCCGGTAGAGGAAGAAAACCCCGAAGACAAGCTGCGCACCGGCGTGGTGTCGTTCTTCAACGAGTCGAAGGGTTTCGGCTTCATCAAGGACAAGAAAACCCAGGAGAGCATTTTTGTGCACGCCAGCGGTTTGGTGAACCCCATCAAGGAAGGCGACGCGGTAACCTTCGAAATCGAGAACGGCCACAAAGGCCCGCAGGCGGTTTCGGTACGTACGGGCGGCGCGCAGCCGGCTTAG
- a CDS encoding SDR family oxidoreductase, whose amino-acid sequence MENKPTKLPPQKQEQQPGIEQEMTPKPEYIRAGYKGSDKLQGKVALITGGDSGIGRSIAVHFAREGADVAITYLPDEEQDAHETRQLIEQEGRRCLTLPGDLRDRQFCQDIVARTVQELGRLNILVNNAAEQFVSEDLTEVDDEQWEDTFEVNFFSFVRVTRAALKHMQAGDNIINTSSINAYRGNQQLVDYTSTKGAITAFTRSMAQQLAEKKIRVNSVAPGPIWTPLIPASFPPEKVAKFGQDTTMKRPGQPSEVGPCYVFLASDDASYITGQALHPNGGEILNT is encoded by the coding sequence ATGGAAAACAAACCCACGAAGCTGCCCCCGCAAAAGCAAGAGCAGCAGCCCGGCATCGAGCAGGAAATGACGCCCAAACCGGAGTACATCCGCGCGGGCTACAAAGGCAGCGACAAGCTGCAGGGCAAAGTGGCCCTGATTACGGGCGGCGACTCGGGCATCGGTCGCTCCATTGCGGTGCATTTTGCCCGCGAGGGCGCCGATGTGGCCATCACCTACCTGCCCGACGAGGAACAAGACGCCCACGAAACCCGTCAGCTGATAGAGCAGGAGGGCCGCCGGTGCCTCACGCTGCCCGGCGATTTGCGCGACCGGCAGTTCTGCCAGGACATTGTGGCGCGCACGGTGCAGGAGCTGGGCCGCCTGAACATCCTCGTCAACAACGCCGCCGAGCAGTTCGTTAGCGAAGACCTGACGGAGGTGGACGACGAGCAGTGGGAAGACACCTTCGAGGTAAACTTCTTCTCGTTTGTGCGCGTTACGCGCGCCGCCCTCAAGCACATGCAGGCCGGCGACAACATCATCAACACCTCCAGCATCAACGCCTACCGCGGCAACCAGCAGCTCGTCGATTACACCTCCACCAAAGGCGCCATCACGGCCTTCACGCGTTCGATGGCGCAGCAGCTGGCCGAAAAGAAAATTCGGGTGAACTCGGTAGCGCCCGGCCCCATCTGGACGCCCCTTATCCCGGCCTCGTTCCCGCCCGAAAAGGTGGCCAAATTCGGGCAGGATACCACCATGAAACGCCCCGGCCAGCCTTCGGAAGTAGGCCCGTGCTACGTGTTCCTGGCTTCCGACGACGCCTCGTACATCACGGGCCAGGCCCTGCACCCCAATGGCGGTGAAATCCTGAACACCTAG
- a CDS encoding aldehyde dehydrogenase family protein — MSVSVAPATAALAPDTAALQHLFRLQKGRSEALRREEAAERIRRLQRLHDWIAQHRDDIRAALYHDFRKPATETDVTEIYATQAEIRHAIKHLKQWMRPRRVGTPLALLGTTSWVQYEPKGVCLIMAPWNYPFYLAIGPLVSALAAGNCCIVKPSEMTPGVAALIARLAREVFDPAEVSVVEGDKDVATALLQLPFDHIFFTGSPQVGKIVMRAAAEHLASVTLELGGKSPAVIDDTADLRDAAEKLVWGKCINAGQTCVAPDYLLVHERVKDQLIEEIRQVLHRFYDAGGRGVAQSESYARIVNSHHFGRLARLLEDAQQRGATIAVGGSVDHAQCFIEPTVLLNAPPDSAVMQEEIFGPLLPVQTFGNLMEAVDFINARPHPLALYVFTRNAENQRYLLGHVPAGGACVNDTIVHLGHPELPFGGFGNSGIGRAHGHYGFVAFSNEKAVLQQRVGKTGIKMFYPPYTERVRKMVGWLLKFL; from the coding sequence ATGTCCGTTTCCGTAGCTCCGGCCACTGCCGCTCTGGCGCCCGATACCGCTGCCCTGCAGCACTTGTTCCGTTTGCAAAAAGGCCGCAGCGAGGCCCTGCGGCGCGAAGAAGCCGCCGAGCGCATCCGGCGCCTGCAGCGCCTGCACGATTGGATTGCGCAGCACCGCGACGACATTCGGGCCGCGCTGTACCACGATTTCCGCAAGCCCGCTACCGAAACCGACGTAACCGAGATTTACGCCACCCAGGCCGAAATTCGCCACGCCATCAAGCACCTCAAGCAGTGGATGCGACCTAGGCGCGTGGGCACGCCGCTGGCCTTGCTGGGCACCACCTCGTGGGTGCAGTACGAGCCCAAGGGCGTGTGCCTGATTATGGCCCCCTGGAACTACCCCTTCTATTTGGCCATCGGGCCGCTGGTATCGGCGCTGGCGGCCGGCAACTGCTGCATCGTGAAGCCCTCGGAAATGACGCCGGGCGTGGCGGCGCTCATCGCGCGCCTGGCCCGGGAGGTGTTCGACCCGGCCGAGGTGAGCGTGGTGGAGGGCGACAAAGACGTGGCCACGGCCCTGCTGCAGCTGCCCTTCGATCATATCTTCTTCACGGGGAGCCCGCAGGTGGGCAAAATTGTGATGCGGGCCGCCGCCGAGCACCTTGCCAGCGTTACGCTGGAGCTGGGCGGCAAGTCGCCGGCCGTAATCGACGACACCGCCGACCTGCGCGACGCCGCCGAAAAGCTCGTGTGGGGCAAGTGCATCAACGCCGGCCAAACCTGCGTGGCGCCCGATTACCTGCTGGTGCACGAGCGCGTGAAAGACCAGCTGATCGAGGAAATCCGGCAGGTGCTCCACCGTTTCTACGACGCCGGGGGGCGCGGCGTGGCCCAGTCCGAGTCGTATGCGCGCATCGTCAACAGCCATCACTTCGGGCGGCTGGCACGCCTGCTCGAAGACGCCCAGCAGCGCGGCGCCACCATTGCCGTGGGCGGCAGCGTCGATCATGCGCAGTGCTTTATCGAGCCCACCGTGCTGCTCAACGCCCCGCCCGACAGCGCCGTGATGCAGGAGGAAATTTTCGGGCCGCTGCTGCCCGTGCAAACCTTCGGCAACCTCATGGAGGCCGTCGATTTCATCAACGCCCGGCCGCACCCGCTGGCCCTGTACGTGTTCACGCGCAACGCCGAAAACCAGCGCTACCTGCTCGGCCACGTGCCCGCCGGCGGTGCCTGCGTCAACGATACCATCGTGCACCTAGGGCACCCCGAGCTGCCCTTCGGCGGCTTCGGCAACAGCGGCATCGGGCGGGCCCACGGGCACTACGGCTTCGTGGCTTTCTCCAACGAAAAAGCCGTGCTGCAGCAGCGCGTGGGCAAAACCGGCATCAAAATGTTTTACCCGCCCTACACCGAGCGCGTGCGCAAAATGGTGGGCTGGCTGCTGAAGTTTTTGTAG
- a CDS encoding GNAT family N-acetyltransferase codes for MTPADAAFAAFPELRTAGLRLRAVTTADLEAVRPITFYDGLPAASLAQTERMLARIEEDYRNRQSIHWAVALADSDELIGTCGFYRGFAGACGEIGYVLRPEYRGQGLMTQAVQAICAFGFGQLQLRQIEAYTEPDNLASQRLLTRTGFAPAASDVPGLLRYALPRGPARGRT; via the coding sequence ATGACCCCAGCCGATGCGGCGTTTGCGGCGTTTCCGGAGTTGCGCACCGCCGGGCTGCGGCTACGCGCAGTAACCACTGCCGACCTGGAGGCCGTGCGCCCCATCACGTTTTACGACGGGCTGCCGGCCGCCAGCCTCGCGCAAACCGAGCGCATGCTGGCCCGCATCGAGGAGGATTACCGCAACCGCCAAAGCATTCATTGGGCCGTGGCCCTGGCCGATTCCGACGAGCTGATCGGCACCTGCGGGTTTTACCGCGGCTTTGCCGGGGCCTGCGGCGAAATCGGCTACGTGCTGCGCCCCGAGTACCGCGGCCAGGGCCTGATGACGCAGGCCGTGCAGGCCATTTGCGCCTTCGGTTTCGGGCAGCTGCAGCTGCGGCAAATCGAAGCGTACACCGAGCCCGACAACCTGGCCTCGCAGCGGCTGCTGACCCGCACCGGCTTTGCCCCCGCCGCCTCCGATGTGCCCGGCCTGCTCCGCTACGCGCTGCCCCGCGGCCCGGCGCGCGGCCGCACCTAG
- a CDS encoding MFS transporter translates to MPAAAAKRCRGSTHLGFQRMGNNSAEAGAATRARVATTLFFLISGFGFATWASRIPTIQHRLGLNEAELGSVLLALPAGLMLTLPVTGLLLQRFSSRQIMLVGAVLFNVALALLGFAAHTWQLVVLLFCFGSSRNLLNISVNAQSVGVQALYPRSIIATFHGMWSVAGFAAAALGAWLLSSGVPTAYHFAGVGLGLTGLALAFFPGTLRLPPAQQAAGRSGFVLPDKTMLRFGLMAFTAMACEGTMYDWSAIYFSKAAHAPPQLATVGYAVYMVAMTLGRFSGDHLINRFGTRPMLRTSGLLMASGLLLAALWPVPAVAGAGFALVGFGVSCVVPLVFGLAGRSATLSSGSAIAAVSTVGYFGFLVVPPVVGFVAEAAGLRWAFALMATLGLALAGLVSVAPAAGAPQAQPAQPT, encoded by the coding sequence GTGCCTGCGGCAGCGGCCAAGCGTTGCCGGGGCAGCACGCACCTAGGGTTTCAGCGCATGGGCAACAACTCGGCCGAGGCCGGCGCCGCCACGCGGGCGCGGGTGGCCACCACCTTGTTTTTCCTGATTTCGGGGTTTGGTTTCGCCACCTGGGCCTCGCGCATCCCCACCATTCAGCACCGCCTGGGGCTGAACGAGGCCGAGCTGGGCTCGGTGCTGCTGGCCCTGCCCGCCGGGCTGATGCTGACGCTGCCCGTTACCGGCTTGCTGCTGCAGCGCTTCAGCAGCCGGCAAATTATGCTGGTGGGCGCGGTGCTGTTCAACGTAGCGCTGGCGCTGCTGGGCTTTGCCGCGCACACCTGGCAATTGGTGGTGCTGCTGTTTTGCTTTGGCTCGTCGCGCAACCTGCTCAATATCTCCGTCAATGCCCAATCGGTGGGCGTGCAGGCGCTGTACCCGCGCTCCATCATTGCCACGTTTCATGGCATGTGGAGCGTGGCGGGCTTTGCGGCGGCCGCCCTAGGTGCCTGGCTGCTGAGCAGCGGCGTGCCCACCGCCTACCACTTTGCGGGCGTGGGCCTGGGCCTGACGGGGCTGGCCTTGGCGTTCTTCCCGGGCACGTTGCGCCTGCCGCCCGCGCAACAAGCCGCGGGCCGCTCGGGCTTTGTGCTGCCCGATAAAACCATGCTGCGCTTCGGGCTGATGGCGTTTACCGCCATGGCCTGCGAGGGCACCATGTACGACTGGAGCGCCATTTATTTCAGCAAAGCCGCCCACGCGCCGCCGCAGCTCGCCACCGTGGGGTATGCCGTGTACATGGTAGCCATGACGCTGGGCCGGTTCTCGGGCGACCACCTGATCAACCGTTTCGGCACGCGGCCCATGCTGCGCACCAGCGGCCTGCTGATGGCGAGCGGCCTGTTGCTGGCGGCGCTGTGGCCCGTGCCCGCGGTGGCCGGTGCAGGGTTTGCGCTGGTGGGTTTTGGGGTATCGTGCGTGGTGCCGCTGGTTTTTGGCCTGGCCGGGCGCTCGGCTACGCTTAGCAGCGGCTCGGCCATTGCGGCGGTGTCCACGGTCGGGTATTTCGGCTTTTTGGTGGTGCCGCCCGTGGTAGGCTTTGTGGCCGAAGCCGCCGGTTTGCGCTGGGCATTTGCCCTGATGGCCACCCTCGGCCTGGCGCTGGCGGGGCTGGTGTCGGTGGCGCCCGCCGCCGGGGCCCCACAAGCCCAACCCGCCCAGCCCACCTAG
- a CDS encoding TPM domain-containing protein — protein MFSRYLSLCLCALALLCASACNPADPATEPTAVADYRQDLPNPKTLGESYVSDPDSILTPATVANLNHVLRALDQSGRAHIDVALARSIGEAVPKTTATELFNLWQIGDRDKDNGLLMLLVLDQRRVEFETGYGLEAELPDAICYRIQQRYMLPHLRAQQYDAAVQQGVSAIMRQLATGSIAEPGSPADSVAATAEVPSENYAASRAPEDEDDGAAAFIWRMLGAFLVAMAGTVFYSAAWDATTKGHPHRNAWSTVMVLPFGLILLGLFADVPVWALALAAYVPLLLYLLAYLRGVGRTLAAQQSTLSRHQQYQYLQRTHHGLGFSRYLFALPLYWYWRRHRQRLQQLREAPYPCPHCQRPMQRLPETADDAHLQPGQRTEEALAAVDYDVWQCEPCQHTLVLDYHNPATEAKACPACHYHTLLEAGRQVVQRATRSAPGWGWQLTRCRHCGHEQKERYTIAQLSSPSSSSSGGSSYSSSSSGSSSSSSSGGSSGGGGAGSSW, from the coding sequence ATGTTCAGCCGCTATTTATCCCTCTGCCTTTGTGCCCTGGCGCTGCTGTGCGCCTCCGCCTGCAACCCCGCCGACCCCGCTACCGAGCCAACCGCCGTCGCCGATTACCGGCAGGACCTGCCCAACCCCAAAACCCTAGGTGAAAGCTACGTCAGCGACCCCGACAGCATCCTGACCCCGGCCACGGTAGCCAACCTCAACCACGTATTGCGCGCCCTCGACCAGAGCGGCCGTGCGCACATCGATGTGGCACTGGCGCGCAGCATTGGCGAGGCCGTGCCCAAAACCACCGCCACCGAGCTGTTCAACCTCTGGCAAATCGGCGACCGGGACAAGGACAACGGCTTGCTGATGCTGCTGGTGCTCGACCAACGGCGCGTGGAGTTCGAAACCGGCTATGGCCTGGAGGCCGAGCTGCCCGATGCCATTTGCTACCGCATTCAGCAGCGCTACATGCTGCCCCACCTGCGCGCCCAGCAGTACGATGCCGCCGTGCAGCAGGGCGTTTCGGCCATTATGCGGCAGCTGGCCACCGGCTCCATTGCCGAGCCGGGCAGCCCCGCCGACTCGGTTGCCGCCACCGCCGAAGTGCCATCGGAGAATTACGCGGCCAGCCGCGCCCCCGAGGACGAGGACGACGGCGCGGCCGCGTTTATCTGGCGTATGCTGGGCGCTTTTCTGGTGGCTATGGCGGGCACGGTGTTCTACAGCGCGGCCTGGGACGCTACCACCAAAGGCCACCCCCACCGCAACGCCTGGTCCACGGTAATGGTGTTGCCGTTTGGGCTGATTTTGCTGGGCCTCTTCGCCGATGTGCCGGTGTGGGCGCTGGCCCTGGCGGCCTACGTGCCGCTGCTGCTGTACCTGCTGGCCTACCTGCGCGGCGTGGGCCGCACGCTGGCTGCCCAGCAGAGCACCCTAAGCCGGCATCAGCAGTACCAGTATTTGCAGCGCACGCACCACGGGCTCGGCTTCAGCCGCTACCTGTTTGCCTTGCCGCTGTACTGGTACTGGCGGCGGCACCGGCAGCGCCTGCAGCAGCTGCGCGAGGCGCCCTACCCCTGCCCCCACTGCCAGCGCCCCATGCAGCGCCTGCCCGAAACCGCCGACGACGCGCACCTGCAGCCCGGCCAACGCACCGAGGAAGCCCTGGCCGCCGTGGATTACGACGTGTGGCAGTGCGAGCCGTGCCAGCACACCCTGGTGCTTGATTACCACAACCCCGCCACCGAAGCCAAGGCCTGCCCCGCGTGCCACTACCACACCCTCCTCGAGGCGGGCCGGCAAGTGGTGCAGCGCGCCACGCGCTCGGCCCCTGGTTGGGGGTGGCAGCTAACGCGCTGCCGCCACTGCGGGCACGAGCAAAAGGAACGCTACACCATTGCCCAGCTCAGCAGCCCCTCGTCGTCATCGTCGGGCGGGTCGTCGTATTCGTCGTCCTCGTCGGGCAGCAGTTCTTCGTCGAGCAGCGGCGGGTCGTCGGGGGGCGGCGGGGCGGGCAGCAGCTGGTAG
- a CDS encoding PorT family protein, with translation MKNSYSVAIVCALASAATHAAQAQTNYKPGYIVTQAGDTLRGQIDFQDWRRNPASVTFRTGESAAAASYQPAQIRGFGAANQHFASAYVQVETSPRSLANLSSSPDFALRQDTLFVRPLIDGPKSLYSYVDADDNEHFYFRNGAALELLLYKKFIRYAGSAKTVVPIENYKGQLAAYLGEFPGAQASLAAADYTRSRLEKLYAGYYKQLGAQPAFRQKTQGTSAEFGVLAGGTVSRLTFSSSSEAYYHLTKTPLEASKGFSGGLFLNLTPPSKMRRLSFVNELMFSAYEFKGHYRDTRNANTYTDTDFVYAAGYLKLNNLLRYSYGLGSTRVFLNAGISNGLMVSQKNTRTDVSHFYTTVRTTQSKALDDVRPYEQSLVFGLGGRLSRFSAEARHEIGNGMSYIVALRSTTSRTHILTSFYLK, from the coding sequence ATGAAAAACAGCTATTCCGTAGCAATTGTATGCGCGCTGGCAAGTGCGGCCACCCACGCAGCCCAGGCCCAGACCAACTACAAGCCCGGGTACATTGTAACGCAAGCCGGCGACACGCTACGCGGGCAGATTGACTTTCAGGACTGGCGCCGAAACCCGGCTTCGGTTACCTTCCGAACGGGCGAAAGCGCGGCCGCTGCCTCCTACCAACCGGCCCAGATTCGGGGCTTTGGCGCCGCCAACCAGCACTTCGCCAGCGCGTACGTGCAGGTCGAAACCTCGCCCCGCTCGCTGGCCAACCTCTCCTCCTCGCCCGATTTCGCGCTCCGGCAGGATACCCTGTTCGTGCGGCCGCTCATCGACGGCCCCAAAAGCCTGTACAGCTACGTCGACGCCGACGACAACGAGCACTTTTACTTCCGCAACGGCGCGGCGCTGGAGCTGCTGTTGTACAAGAAGTTTATCCGCTACGCCGGCAGCGCCAAAACCGTGGTGCCCATCGAGAACTACAAGGGGCAGCTGGCGGCTTACCTGGGCGAGTTTCCGGGGGCGCAGGCAAGCCTTGCCGCGGCCGATTACACCCGCTCGCGCCTCGAGAAACTGTACGCCGGCTACTACAAGCAGCTTGGTGCCCAGCCCGCGTTTCGGCAAAAAACCCAGGGCACCAGCGCCGAGTTCGGCGTGCTGGCGGGTGGCACCGTGTCGCGCCTCACGTTCAGCAGCTCTTCCGAGGCATATTACCACCTGACCAAAACGCCACTTGAGGCTTCCAAGGGCTTCTCGGGCGGTTTGTTTCTCAACCTCACGCCGCCCTCAAAAATGCGGCGCCTCTCGTTTGTGAACGAGCTGATGTTCAGCGCGTACGAGTTCAAAGGCCATTACCGCGACACCCGCAACGCCAACACCTACACCGATACCGACTTTGTGTACGCGGCCGGCTACCTCAAGCTCAACAACCTGCTGCGCTACAGCTACGGCCTGGGCAGCACGCGCGTGTTTCTGAACGCCGGCATTTCCAACGGCCTCATGGTCAGCCAGAAAAACACCCGCACCGATGTGTCGCACTTTTACACCACGGTGCGCACCACCCAAAGCAAAGCCCTGGATGATGTGCGCCCCTACGAGCAAAGCCTGGTGTTTGGCCTGGGCGGCCGGCTGTCGAGGTTCTCGGCAGAGGCAAGGCACGAAATAGGCAACGGCATGTCGTACATCGTGGCGCTGCGCTCTACCACCTCCCGCACGCACATTCTGACCAGCTTTTACCTGAAGTAG
- a CDS encoding GNAT family N-acetyltransferase, with amino-acid sequence MDTTLLLQGEMVTLRPLTPADKELFYQWAVRSDATPYIFGADQGARVPTWEELFGDYLPHYFDSSAPNLGQSFGIEVNGQPIGQINYDEIDPLDNSTELDIWIASSADTGRGYGTDALNTLAEYLFENLGVEVCTIVPAASNTRAIRTYEKAGFRLAREVVHNQVRWLHMERRRDDIT; translated from the coding sequence ATGGATACTACCCTGTTGCTGCAAGGCGAAATGGTAACGCTGCGGCCGCTTACGCCCGCCGACAAGGAGCTGTTTTACCAATGGGCCGTGCGCTCCGATGCTACGCCGTACATCTTCGGCGCCGATCAGGGCGCCCGCGTGCCCACCTGGGAGGAGCTGTTCGGCGACTACCTGCCGCACTACTTCGACAGCTCGGCGCCCAACCTGGGGCAGTCGTTCGGCATCGAGGTAAACGGGCAGCCCATCGGCCAGATCAACTACGACGAAATCGACCCGCTCGACAACTCCACCGAGCTCGATATCTGGATTGCCTCCAGCGCCGACACCGGCCGCGGCTACGGCACCGATGCCCTGAATACCCTGGCCGAATACCTGTTCGAGAACCTAGGCGTGGAAGTGTGCACCATTGTGCCGGCCGCCTCCAATACCCGCGCCATCCGCACCTACGAAAAGGCGGGGTTCCGGCTGGCCCGCGAGGTGGTCCACAACCAGGTACGCTGGCTGCACATGGAGCGCAGGCGCGACGACATCACCTAG
- a CDS encoding pseudouridine synthase: MPHQHFILHKPFGYLSQFVTDAKKKRLLGELYEFPAGTMAIGRLDEDSEGLLLLTTDGRVSEQIRNGGVEKEYYAQVDGLITDEALTALEQGVEIGVRDVKYQTTTCRARRLPAPPDLPPRAKRIRDERHGPTSWVSLTLTEGKFRQVRKMTAAVGFPTLRLVRVRIGRLHLFDLAPGAVQEVAELTT, encoded by the coding sequence ATGCCCCACCAGCACTTCATCCTGCACAAGCCTTTCGGCTACCTCAGTCAGTTTGTTACTGATGCGAAGAAAAAACGCCTGCTGGGCGAGCTGTACGAGTTTCCGGCCGGCACCATGGCCATCGGCCGCCTCGACGAAGACAGCGAAGGCCTGCTGCTGCTGACCACCGACGGCCGCGTGAGCGAGCAAATCCGGAACGGCGGCGTGGAGAAGGAATATTACGCCCAGGTGGATGGCCTGATTACCGACGAAGCCCTGACCGCGCTGGAACAAGGCGTGGAGATTGGCGTGCGCGACGTGAAGTACCAAACCACCACCTGCCGCGCCCGCCGCCTGCCCGCCCCGCCCGACCTGCCACCTAGGGCCAAGCGCATCCGCGACGAGCGCCACGGCCCCACCAGCTGGGTAAGCCTTACCCTGACGGAAGGCAAGTTTCGGCAGGTGCGCAAGATGACGGCCGCCGTGGGCTTCCCCACGTTGCGTTTGGTGCGCGTGCGCATCGGGCGGCTGCACCTGTTCGATCTGGCACCGGGCGCCGTGCAGGAAGTAGCCGAACTGACCACCTAG
- a CDS encoding head GIN domain-containing protein encodes MRTSTLFRTLAVAALVVSAQAVAVAQGQLRQVGAFRQVKASGAVNVVLRQAAAQEVRVEARPEVQARVRTVVENGTLRIYRESGSGWSSLNWGKDDQVTVYVTAPTLTGVEVSGASELKSASPIQAEQFSIRVSGASDVTLQLNAQSLSATASGASDIRLAGRVAQQQVQVSGSSDYRAYELQSQKAVVQASGASDAYVYVDGDLQARSSGASDVHYKGRARVGR; translated from the coding sequence ATGCGTACCTCAACTCTCTTCCGCACTTTGGCCGTTGCGGCCCTTGTAGTTTCTGCGCAGGCGGTGGCCGTGGCCCAGGGCCAGCTGCGGCAGGTAGGCGCGTTTCGGCAGGTGAAGGCCAGCGGCGCCGTAAACGTGGTGCTGCGCCAGGCCGCTGCCCAGGAGGTACGCGTGGAAGCCCGCCCCGAGGTGCAGGCCCGCGTGCGCACCGTGGTCGAAAACGGCACCCTGCGCATCTACCGCGAGTCGGGCAGCGGCTGGTCGTCGCTGAATTGGGGCAAGGATGACCAGGTAACGGTGTACGTTACGGCCCCTACCCTCACGGGCGTGGAGGTAAGCGGCGCCAGCGAGTTGAAAAGCGCCTCGCCCATTCAGGCCGAGCAGTTCAGCATTCGCGTAAGCGGCGCCAGCGACGTAACGCTGCAGCTCAACGCCCAAAGCCTGTCGGCCACGGCCAGCGGGGCCAGCGACATCCGCCTCGCCGGCCGCGTGGCGCAGCAGCAGGTGCAGGTAAGCGGCAGCAGCGACTACCGGGCCTACGAGTTGCAAAGCCAGAAAGCCGTGGTGCAAGCCTCGGGCGCCAGCGACGCCTACGTGTATGTTGATGGCGACCTGCAGGCGCGCAGCTCCGGCGCCAGCGACGTGCACTACAAAGGCCGCGCCCGGGTGGGGCGGTAA